In one Lycium barbarum isolate Lr01 chromosome 7, ASM1917538v2, whole genome shotgun sequence genomic region, the following are encoded:
- the LOC132603237 gene encoding uncharacterized protein LOC132603237 — translation MASGLIESSVENRRFGDLRGVQWRIDLEILPNSLSSTIDDLRRVTANTRRRYASLRKQLLIDPHVPKDGSNSPDPVIDNPLSQNPDSMWGRFFRNAELEKMVDQDLSRLYPEHGSYFQTPGCQAMLRRILLLWCLRHPEYGYRQGMHELLAPFLYVLQADMEHLSEVRNLYEDHFADKFDGFSFHENDLTYKFDFKKFSESAEDDIGSEKSPGRTTSLSELDPKVQQVILLSDAYGAEGELGILLSEKFMEHDAYCMFDALMSGAGGAVSMAQFFSPSPYGSSHTGYPPVIEASSALYHLLSLVDSSLHSHLVELGVEPQYFALRWLRVLFGREFALEDLLIIWDEIFACDNKKLEKPCENDADSGSGVLNSHRGAFISAFAVTMILHLRSSLLATENATTCLQRLLNFPEDINLGKLLAKAKSLQALAVDANNSAPLIDYNTGVYGRSQSTVVRGHSHSVDLSSPKTPLGSVVPESYWEEKWRVLHKEEESKQNSAEKQVPTRRKGWSEKVRMRLTRTESDPTPSKVDSGRKIPKSSVRRSLLKDLAQQLGADEDAEKLIDDETIEEQEDPVDIVGQDDNNGNYTCTSEQSGSTGSAASEQNSSIFSDPPSPISGANDHGNRSERSSVASNFSADENDVDGNSAEASCTNLEVPPLPSSVPPQETSVKSEQSVDSGGKGPAGLKERKLLSGKFQWLWKFGRNGGEGTSEKCVCDSTEADNCGNTPRDPAVSSTADTSNNSGVSKGESVDQNLMVSLRNLGQSMLENIQVIESVFQQDRGQVGTLENVSKNVLAGKGQVTAMAALKELRKISNLLSEM, via the exons atggcaAGTGGTTTAATTGAGTCAAGTGTTGAAAATCGTCGTTTTGGTGATCTAAGAGGTGTACAGTGGCGTATTGATTTGGAGATTTTGCCTAATTCATTATCTTCAACTATTGATGATCTTAGACGTGTCACAGCTAACACACGTAGAAG GTATGCTTCTTTGAGAAAACAGCTTCTTATTGATCCGCATGTTCCTAAAGATGGAAGTAATTCTCCTGATCCTGTTATAGACAATCCACTGTCACAAAACCCTG ATAGTATGTGGGGTCGCTTCTTCAGGAATGCTGAACTGGAGAAGATGGTTGACCAGGATCTTTCGCGTTTATATCCTGAGCACGGTAGCTACTTCCAGACGCCTGGATGCCAAGCCATGTTGAGGAGAATTCTGCTACTTTGGTGCCTTAGACATCCAGAGTATGGTTACAGACAAG GGATGCATGAACTGTTGGCCCCATTTCTTTATGTTCTTCAAGCTGATATGGAGCATCTTTCTGAAGTGAGGAATCTTTATGAGGATCATTTTGCTGACAAATTTGATGGGTTCTCATTTCATGAAaatgatttgacatataaatttgATTTTAAAAAGTTTTCGGAATCCGCGGAAGATGACATTGGATCTGAGAAGAGTCCAGGGAGAACTACTAGTTTAAGTGAACTTGATCCAAAAGTTCAACAAGTTATTTTATTAAGTGATGCATATGGCGCCGAAGGTGAGCTTGGTATTCTTCTATCTGAGAAGTTCATGGAGCACGACGCGTATTGTATGTTTGACGCTCTGATGAGTGGAGCTGGTGGTGCCGTTTCTATGGCACAATTTTTCTCTCCTTCACCATATGGTAGTTCGCATACTGGATACCCCCCAGTTATTGAAGCCTCATCAGCGTTATACCATTTGCTTTCACTAGTTGATTCCTCCCTCCACAGTCATCTTGTCGAGCTAGGAGTTGAACCGCAATATTTTGCACTTCGTTGGTTACGAGTATTATTCGGACGTGAATTTGCACTTGAGGACCTATTGATAATCTGGGATGAAATATTTGCGTGTGACAACAAGAAGTTGGAAAAACCTTGTGAAAATGATGCTGACTCCGGCTCTGGAGTCTTAAATTCACACAGAGGAGCATTTATATCAGCTTTTGCAGTTACTATGATACTTCATTTGAGGTCTTCATTGCTTGCGACCGAGAATGCTACAACGTGCCTCCAGAGATTGCTAAATTTTCCAGAAGATATAAATCTAGGAAAACTGTTAGCTAAGGCAAAATCATTGCAGGCTCTGGCAGTGGATGCGAACAATTCAGCCCCATTAATTGATTATAATACTGGAGTCTATGGTAGAAGTCAGTCAACGGTTGTAAGAGGTCACAGCCATTCCGTTGATTTAAGCTCCCCAAAAACTCCACTTGGTTCTGTAGTACCTGAAAGTTATTGGGAAGAAAAGTGGAGAGTTTTACACAAGGAAGAAGAGAGCAAGCAAAATAGTGCAGAGAAACAAGTTCCCACTCGAAGAAAAGGCTGGTCCGAGAAGGTGAGGATGCGTCTTACTAGAACCGAGTCTGATCCGACCCCATCTAAAGTTGATAGTGGAAGAAAAATTCCCAAGTCATCAGTGAGGAGAAGTTTGTTGAAAGACCTTGCGCAGCAGCTTGGCGCTGATGAAGATGCAGAAAAGCTTATTGATGATGAAACTATAGAGGAGCAGGAAGATCCAGTTGATATTGTCGGGCAAGATGATAATAATGGAAATTATACCTGCACATCTGAACAGTCGGGCTCCACTGGAAGTGCTGCTAGTGAACAGAATTCTTCTATCTTCTCAGATCCACCAAGCCCTATTAGTGGTGCAAATGATCATGGAAATAGATCTGAAAGAAGTAGTGTTGCGTCAAATTTCTCAGCCGATGAAAATGATGTTGATGGCAATAGTGCTGAGGCATCTTGTACTAATCTGGAAGTCCCACCTCTCCCCAGTTCCGTTCCTCCTCAGGAGACCTCGGTAAAATCTGAACAAAGTGTTGACTCTGGGGGGAAGGGTCCAGCAGGCTTGAAGGAGCGGAAACTTCTATCTGGTAAATTTCAGTGGTTATGGAAATTTGGACGAAATGGCGGTGAGGGGACATCCGAAAAATGTGTCTGTGATTCCACAGAAGCCGACAATTGTGGGAATACTCCACGCGATCCTGCTGTATCTTCCACTGCTGATACATCTAATAACAGTGGAGTTAGCAAAGGAGAATCTGTAGACCAGAATTTAATGGTTAGTTTGAGAAATCTCGGACAGTCAATGCTTGAGAATATCCAG GTGATTGAATCAGTCTTTCAGCAAGATCGCGGTCAAGTTGGGACCTTAGAAAACGTTTCGAAAAACGTTCTAGCTGGTAAAGGACAAGTAACAGCCATGGCAGCTCTCAAAGAGCTTCGGAAAATCAGCAACCTCCTCTCGGAGATGTAA